A section of the Arcobacter roscoffensis genome encodes:
- a CDS encoding phosphotransferase, whose translation MNIKKLKEYKLFGNQELLDLKILENQGVCNTIYKLQTSKKTYSIRVFKHTHTQKKKREIEFKIQNKAYKKDIGAKAYILDKKNSLMICDFIKGEHKEKLTKANIKAVVKTLKKLHSIKIKKKPYDLKKDFKNYEKLFKDRKIKTLAKESLKQLHTLKRYKKDLVLCHHDLNQKNILFNQNKAFFIDWEFACINDRFFDLAALCIEFKLNDKQEKYLLKEYFKKVKKEHKEKLKAYKKICTNLWILWFEALKK comes from the coding sequence ATGAATATCAAAAAGCTTAAAGAGTATAAACTTTTTGGAAATCAAGAGCTTTTAGATTTAAAAATTCTTGAAAATCAAGGAGTTTGCAATACTATTTATAAACTTCAAACTTCTAAAAAAACTTATAGTATAAGAGTTTTTAAACACACCCATACACAAAAGAAAAAAAGAGAAATTGAATTTAAGATACAAAATAAAGCTTATAAAAAAGATATAGGTGCAAAAGCCTATATCTTAGATAAAAAAAATTCTCTAATGATTTGTGATTTTATAAAAGGTGAACATAAAGAAAAACTCACAAAGGCTAATATAAAAGCTGTAGTTAAAACACTTAAAAAGCTTCATAGTATAAAAATAAAGAAAAAGCCTTATGATTTAAAAAAAGATTTTAAAAACTATGAAAAGTTATTTAAAGATAGAAAGATAAAAACTCTTGCTAAAGAGTCTTTAAAACAGCTTCACACTCTTAAAAGATATAAAAAAGATTTAGTTTTATGTCACCATGATTTAAATCAGAAAAATATACTTTTTAATCAAAATAAAGCATTTTTTATAGACTGGGAGTTTGCTTGTATAAATGACAGGTTTTTTGATCTAGCAGCTTTATGTATAGAGTTTAAACTAAATGATAAACAAGAAAAGTATTTATTAAAAGAGTATTTTAAAAAAGTAAAAAAAGAGCATAAAGAAAAACTAAAAGCATACAAAAAAATCTGCACTAATCTTTGGATTTTGTGGTTTGAAGCTTTAAAAAAGTGA
- the pnuC gene encoding nicotinamide riboside transporter PnuC produces the protein MSNWEAIAMSLSIAYLLLAIKQNLWCWVAAFFSTLIYAIIFFDVALLMDSALNVYYLVMALYGWYSWRYGNKLKEKELVVTSYGIKKNIQIIIVLSIISSIFGFIMDTYTHADFAYIDSFTTVFAVFSTYMLAKKVLENWIYWIVIDAISIYIYIQKDLNLTAVLFAIYTALAFVAYLKWKRDYEYQKA, from the coding sequence ATGTCAAACTGGGAAGCAATAGCTATGAGTTTATCTATTGCTTACCTACTTCTTGCTATTAAACAAAATTTATGGTGTTGGGTAGCTGCATTTTTTTCAACCCTTATTTATGCAATAATATTTTTTGATGTAGCACTTTTAATGGATAGTGCTTTAAATGTGTACTATTTAGTTATGGCACTTTATGGTTGGTACTCATGGAGATATGGAAATAAACTAAAAGAAAAAGAACTAGTTGTAACTAGTTATGGAATAAAGAAAAATATCCAAATAATCATAGTTTTAAGTATCATATCTTCAATATTTGGTTTTATCATGGATACATATACTCATGCTGATTTTGCTTATATTGATTCTTTTACTACAGTTTTTGCAGTGTTTTCTACATATATGCTAGCAAAAAAAGTACTAGAAAACTGGATTTATTGGATAGTAATAGATGCTATTTCTATTTACATTTATATTCAAAAAGATTTAAATCTAACTGCTGTTTTATTTGCAATTTATACTGCCCTTGCATTTGTAGCATACTTAAAATGGAAAAGAGATTATGAATATCAAAAAGCTTAA
- a CDS encoding glutathione peroxidase, with the protein MSIYDFKVKDIEGKEISMSKYKDKVLLIVNVASKCGFTSQYEGLEKLHAKYKDEDFMVLGFPSNQFANQEPGTNEEIKEFCTLTFGVKFDMFSKIDVNGDNEHPLYTHLKKEASGILGTESIKWNFTKFLIDKKGNVIERYGSTTKPLEIEPKIKELL; encoded by the coding sequence ATGAGTATTTATGATTTTAAAGTAAAAGATATAGAAGGAAAAGAGATTTCCATGTCAAAATATAAAGACAAAGTTCTTCTAATAGTAAATGTAGCTAGTAAATGTGGTTTTACTTCTCAATATGAAGGCTTAGAAAAACTTCATGCAAAATATAAAGATGAAGATTTTATGGTTTTAGGTTTCCCATCAAATCAATTTGCAAACCAAGAACCAGGAACAAATGAAGAGATAAAAGAGTTTTGTACACTAACATTTGGAGTAAAATTTGATATGTTTTCAAAGATTGATGTAAATGGTGATAATGAACATCCTTTATATACTCATCTAAAAAAAGAGGCTTCTGGAATTTTAGGAACAGAAAGCATAAAATGGAACTTTACAAAGTTTTTAATTGATAAAAAAGGAAATGTTATTGAAAGATATGGTTCAACAACAAAACCTTTAGAAATAGAACCAAAAATAAAAGAACTTTTATAA
- a CDS encoding diguanylate cyclase, with protein MKNKNFIIYFIVTLVFIFTIIIVNYIYQTKLNYIKVSQKILFQEASSLFNNVVTTRLWASKHGGIYVKAHEGIKPNPYLEDNHTYTKNNELLIKVNPAWMTRQLSELSNEVNKNYYFKITSLNPKNPNNKADLFEKKALEFLDKNRNEDFYTKLNDKAYDLLGVLRVDESCLSCHKTQNYKVGDTMGGLRVSIPTNVYSQNVELITSKTNILYVITFFTSIVFIFIISYTINSIYTRERNILRLNKTLERKVKNRTKELVEANKKLLKISTSDFLTNIPNRRYFFDMGSKSFNLAKRENQKLCVVCIDIDFFKKVNDTYGHQIGDEVLKYVSGSLENSIRKSDILARTGGEEFMIILNSTDSQGALNLSEKIREFFNKNNFITENLNIPVTISIGISQIKSNDESLDTIIARADKALYASKENGRNQVSVNL; from the coding sequence ATGAAAAACAAAAACTTCATTATTTATTTTATAGTTACATTAGTTTTTATATTTACAATAATTATTGTGAACTATATTTATCAAACAAAATTAAACTATATTAAAGTATCTCAAAAAATACTTTTTCAAGAAGCTTCAAGTCTATTTAACAATGTTGTAACTACAAGACTTTGGGCATCAAAACATGGTGGTATTTATGTAAAAGCACACGAAGGAATAAAGCCAAATCCTTATTTAGAAGACAATCACACTTACACAAAAAACAATGAACTTCTTATAAAAGTAAATCCGGCTTGGATGACAAGACAATTATCAGAATTATCAAATGAAGTAAATAAAAACTACTATTTCAAAATCACAAGTTTAAATCCTAAAAATCCAAATAATAAGGCAGATTTATTTGAGAAAAAAGCCCTTGAGTTTTTAGATAAAAATAGAAATGAAGATTTTTATACAAAACTAAATGACAAAGCTTATGACTTACTAGGAGTTTTAAGAGTTGATGAATCATGTTTAAGCTGTCACAAAACACAAAACTACAAAGTTGGCGATACTATGGGTGGACTAAGAGTTAGTATTCCTACAAATGTTTATAGTCAAAACGTTGAACTTATTACTTCAAAAACAAATATTTTATATGTAATTACTTTTTTTACAAGTATCGTATTTATTTTTATCATAAGCTATACAATAAATAGTATTTATACAAGAGAAAGAAATATTTTAAGACTAAACAAGACCTTGGAGAGAAAAGTAAAAAATCGAACAAAAGAGCTTGTTGAGGCAAATAAAAAACTTCTTAAAATCTCAACATCAGACTTTTTAACAAATATACCAAATAGAAGATATTTCTTTGATATGGGTTCAAAGTCATTCAATCTAGCAAAAAGAGAAAATCAAAAACTATGTGTTGTTTGTATTGATATTGATTTTTTTAAAAAAGTAAATGATACCTATGGTCATCAAATAGGAGATGAAGTTTTAAAATATGTATCAGGTTCACTTGAAAACAGTATTAGAAAGTCTGATATTTTAGCTCGTACTGGCGGTGAAGAGTTTATGATTATTTTAAATAGTACAGACTCGCAAGGAGCTTTAAATCTGTCTGAAAAAATTAGAGAGTTTTTTAATAAAAACAACTTCATAACTGAAAACCTAAATATTCCTGTAACTATTAGTATAGGTATCTCACAAATAAAAAGTAATGATGAAAGTTTAGACACTATTATAGCAAGAGCTGATAAGGCTTTATATGCTTCAAAAGAGAATGGAAGAAACCAAGTTAGTGTGAATTTATAA
- a CDS encoding GGDEF domain-containing protein, which translates to MIDINNNVIFNSVDNGIIILDKELNILAWNRWLEILTYKKEADVINKNICELYENINEKKLKRKVKSVLVTNNPSFYNVDQNRYLIKIPVESITNSIYKYMQQNITIVPYDKDKELVCLFIYNTTNLRETNHKLELLNEELVEMTHRDPLTKLSNRRYFSMQSKKIQSYSKRNDTCLSLIVLDIDKFKNINDTYGHLVGDEVIIHIARALEKNLRDSDIISRFGGEEFVVLLQDCSIENAYLVAEKIREYIEKAEVIIDENTTIKYTVSLGVAKFDEQKDNDNLEQTFARADEALYEAKTSGRNKVVKAK; encoded by the coding sequence ATGATAGATATAAACAATAATGTAATATTTAATAGTGTTGACAATGGAATTATAATACTTGACAAAGAGCTAAATATTTTAGCTTGGAATAGATGGCTTGAAATACTTACTTATAAAAAAGAAGCGGATGTAATAAATAAAAACATCTGTGAACTTTATGAAAATATAAATGAAAAAAAACTAAAAAGAAAAGTAAAGTCAGTTTTAGTTACAAATAATCCTTCATTTTACAATGTTGACCAAAACAGATACTTGATAAAAATTCCTGTGGAATCTATTACTAATAGCATATATAAATATATGCAACAAAATATTACTATTGTTCCTTATGACAAAGATAAAGAACTTGTTTGTTTATTTATTTACAATACTACAAATCTTAGAGAAACAAATCATAAACTAGAACTTTTAAATGAAGAACTAGTAGAAATGACACATAGAGACCCTTTGACAAAACTTTCAAATAGAAGATACTTCTCAATGCAATCAAAAAAAATACAATCATATAGCAAAAGAAATGATACATGCCTTTCTCTTATTGTTTTAGATATTGATAAGTTTAAAAATATAAATGATACTTATGGTCACCTTGTTGGTGATGAAGTAATTATTCATATTGCAAGAGCACTTGAAAAAAACTTAAGAGATAGTGATATTATTTCAAGATTTGGAGGAGAAGAGTTTGTTGTACTTCTTCAAGATTGTAGTATAGAAAATGCCTATCTAGTTGCTGAAAAAATTAGAGAGTATATAGAAAAAGCAGAAGTTATAATAGATGAAAATACTACGATAAAATATACTGTTAGTTTAGGTGTTGCTAAATTTGATGAGCAAAAAGACAATGATAATTTAGAACAGACTTTTGCTAGAGCTGATGAAGCTTTATATGAAGCAAAAACTAGTGGTAGAAATAAAGTTGTAAAAGCTAAATAG
- a CDS encoding chemotaxis protein CheX encodes MGKNLIDLNEDERDCLQELMNIAYGEATAAISKIIDKFATLNIPVINTVTSEGLLKHLNEKIVENGNYFIANQLIHGNISGENLFIIDEKSSYNLTKEFGLEDDEIDDDEIKDVVLEITNIISSVTSGKLASLIDASISFSSPNIKRVTNIKEFNDGFDKSYENIIIISTELNFEDEHIKGELIILSKNESSEYLRESISQFLEDL; translated from the coding sequence ATGGGCAAAAATCTTATTGATTTAAATGAAGATGAAAGAGACTGCTTACAAGAACTCATGAATATAGCTTATGGTGAAGCAACTGCTGCCATATCTAAAATCATAGATAAATTTGCAACTTTGAATATTCCAGTAATTAATACAGTTACTTCTGAGGGTTTACTTAAACACTTAAATGAAAAAATTGTTGAAAATGGGAACTATTTTATTGCGAATCAACTTATTCATGGGAATATTTCAGGAGAAAATCTTTTTATAATTGATGAAAAATCTAGCTATAATCTTACTAAAGAGTTTGGTTTAGAAGATGATGAAATTGATGATGATGAAATAAAAGATGTTGTTTTAGAAATTACAAATATCATTTCATCTGTAACATCAGGAAAACTAGCCTCATTAATTGATGCAAGTATTTCATTTTCATCTCCAAATATAAAAAGAGTTACTAATATAAAAGAGTTTAATGATGGTTTTGATAAAAGCTATGAAAATATCATTATAATTTCTACTGAGCTTAACTTTGAAGATGAACATATAAAAGGTGAATTAATTATACTTTCAAAAAATGAATCATCTGAATATTTAAGAGAATCAATTTCTCAGTTTTTAGAGGATTTATAA
- a CDS encoding response regulator, whose translation MTYLVVDDSKLARKMTIKNLKEIISEDSNIVEATNGQEAIELYKEHNPSICFMDLTMPVVDGFEATKEISQFDKDSKIIIVSADIQEQAMQKAKNNGALGFIKKPINLENLKKMLEKLGLI comes from the coding sequence ATGACATATTTAGTAGTTGACGATTCTAAACTAGCAAGAAAAATGACAATTAAGAATTTAAAAGAGATAATAAGCGAAGACTCAAATATTGTAGAAGCTACAAATGGCCAAGAGGCAATTGAGCTTTACAAAGAGCATAATCCTTCTATTTGTTTTATGGACTTAACAATGCCTGTTGTAGATGGTTTTGAAGCAACTAAAGAAATAAGTCAATTCGATAAAGACTCTAAAATCATTATAGTAAGTGCAGATATTCAAGAACAAGCTATGCAAAAAGCTAAAAATAATGGCGCATTAGGTTTTATAAAAAAACCAATAAACCTAGAAAATTTAAAAAAGATGCTTGAAAAACTTGGACTAATCTAA
- a CDS encoding SprT-like domain-containing protein: protein MFFKKLQKTFFFITIGALALLVLLWYEDYSFDKKPLDDKYKTQLTLKLKELRYLAKINFNIVREFPIIISEEMTANRFGMAVYERDGSIEIYLNKKRFKESSNYMINDVLPHEYAHAIMFHISDFSNKNSGHTKKWQRICKKLNGLRCERFVNHNDILMEKTKLFN, encoded by the coding sequence ATGTTTTTTAAAAAGCTACAAAAAACTTTCTTCTTTATAACTATAGGTGCTTTGGCACTTTTAGTTCTACTTTGGTATGAAGACTATTCTTTTGATAAAAAACCACTTGATGATAAATACAAAACCCAACTAACACTAAAACTTAAAGAGTTAAGATACTTAGCAAAAATAAATTTTAATATTGTAAGAGAATTTCCTATAATTATTTCTGAGGAAATGACTGCAAATAGATTTGGCATGGCTGTTTATGAAAGAGATGGAAGTATTGAAATATATTTAAATAAAAAAAGATTTAAAGAAAGCTCAAATTATATGATAAATGATGTACTTCCCCACGAATATGCCCATGCTATAATGTTTCATATTAGTGACTTTTCAAATAAAAACTCAGGTCATACAAAAAAATGGCAAAGAATTTGTAAAAAACTAAATGGTCTTAGATGTGAAAGATTCGTAAATCATAATGATATTTTGATGGAAAAAACAAAACTTTTCAATTAA
- a CDS encoding J domain-containing protein, whose product MNNTAIYIFNRIVRLAIIFFILYLIFTNFGTFLMIIGIIFILGFIAIYNLKKKIKTNGFHFKFNGQEFSQGNNANFNFNDFQNFNSNDFQNFANQPRYNEIQQAKDFFGFTGEPTKEEIKKRYKELARKYHPDINGGDDTKMKELNHFRDILIKTVK is encoded by the coding sequence ATGAACAATACAGCCATTTATATATTTAACAGAATAGTAAGACTTGCAATAATATTTTTTATTTTATACTTAATATTTACAAACTTTGGAACATTTTTAATGATAATAGGGATTATATTTATCTTAGGTTTTATAGCAATATATAATTTAAAAAAGAAAATTAAAACAAATGGTTTTCACTTTAAATTTAACGGTCAAGAGTTTTCACAAGGAAACAATGCAAATTTCAACTTCAATGATTTTCAAAATTTTAATTCAAATGATTTTCAAAACTTTGCAAATCAGCCAAGATACAATGAAATACAACAAGCAAAAGACTTTTTTGGTTTTACAGGTGAACCTACAAAAGAAGAGATAAAAAAAAGATACAAAGAATTAGCAAGAAAATATCACCCTGATATAAACGGTGGAGATGATACAAAAATGAAAGAGCTAAATCACTTTAGAGATATTTTAATAAAAACAGTAAAATAA
- a CDS encoding L-lactate permease → MSIGLQAFFAALPIFLAGILLVGLRVSAKKAMPLVYIATVGVAFVVWEVSFNRVMASTIQGLLITVAVLWIIFGAILLLNTLKHSGAIAVIRQGFNNISPDRRVQVIIIAWLFGSFIEGASGFGTPAAIAAPLLVAIGFPAMAAVMVGMMIQSTPVSFGAVGTPILIGVNKGLDAQGIGLDLESIGSSWDVYLQIITSQVAITHAIVGTLIPLFMTVMLTRFFGENKSWSEGLSILPFAIFAGLAFTIPYALTGVFLGAEFPSLIGALVGLPIVMFAAKKGFLVPKKAWDFAPREKWPTSWVSKIEMKLDAMSAKVPMSLTKAWIPYILVAVILVITRVSDEAKAFVKSWIIPFKDILGENLGYSITPLYLPGGILVFVALVTYFLHKMEFKEMKEAIGESSKVMLGAGFVLIFTIPLVRILINSGVNDSGFDSMPVAMANFVASSVGDIYPLFAPMVGALGAFIAGSNTVSNMMLAQYQFGVADALGVSTAFMVALQAVGAAAGNMIAIHNVVAASATVGLLDQEGQTLRRTIIPTIYYCLLAGIIGLVGMYVLDVVDPLMK, encoded by the coding sequence ATGAGTATTGGTTTACAAGCATTTTTTGCTGCATTACCTATATTTTTAGCTGGTATTTTACTAGTTGGTTTAAGGGTTTCTGCTAAGAAAGCAATGCCTTTAGTTTATATAGCAACAGTTGGTGTTGCATTTGTTGTGTGGGAAGTTTCTTTTAATAGAGTTATGGCTTCAACTATTCAAGGTCTACTTATAACAGTTGCTGTTTTATGGATTATTTTTGGTGCAATTTTACTTTTAAATACACTAAAACATTCAGGTGCGATTGCTGTAATTAGACAAGGTTTCAACAATATTAGTCCTGATAGAAGAGTACAAGTTATTATAATTGCATGGTTATTTGGATCATTTATTGAGGGTGCTTCTGGATTTGGTACACCTGCTGCGATTGCTGCACCACTTTTAGTTGCTATTGGTTTCCCGGCAATGGCTGCTGTTATGGTTGGTATGATGATTCAAAGTACACCTGTATCTTTTGGTGCTGTTGGAACGCCTATTTTAATAGGAGTAAATAAAGGTTTAGATGCTCAAGGAATAGGGCTTGACTTAGAAAGTATTGGTTCGTCTTGGGATGTTTATTTACAAATTATTACTTCACAAGTTGCAATTACTCATGCAATTGTTGGTACTTTAATTCCTTTATTTATGACTGTAATGTTAACTAGGTTTTTTGGTGAAAATAAGTCATGGAGTGAGGGCTTAAGTATTTTACCTTTTGCTATTTTTGCAGGACTTGCGTTTACAATTCCTTATGCTTTAACAGGTGTTTTCTTAGGTGCTGAGTTTCCATCATTAATAGGTGCTTTAGTTGGACTTCCAATAGTTATGTTTGCAGCTAAAAAAGGTTTCTTAGTTCCTAAAAAAGCTTGGGATTTTGCTCCAAGAGAGAAATGGCCTACATCATGGGTTTCAAAAATAGAGATGAAATTAGACGCAATGAGTGCAAAAGTTCCAATGTCTTTAACAAAAGCATGGATTCCATATATCTTAGTTGCAGTGATTTTAGTAATTACAAGAGTTAGTGATGAGGCTAAAGCGTTTGTTAAATCTTGGATTATTCCATTTAAAGATATTTTAGGTGAAAACTTAGGTTATTCTATCACTCCACTTTACTTACCAGGGGGTATTTTAGTATTTGTAGCCCTTGTTACTTATTTCCTACATAAAATGGAATTTAAAGAGATGAAAGAAGCTATAGGTGAGTCTTCAAAGGTTATGTTAGGTGCTGGTTTTGTACTTATTTTTACAATTCCATTAGTTAGAATTCTAATTAATTCAGGTGTAAATGATTCTGGATTTGATTCAATGCCAGTTGCAATGGCTAATTTTGTAGCTTCATCAGTTGGAGATATATATCCATTATTTGCTCCAATGGTTGGTGCTTTAGGTGCATTTATTGCAGGTTCAAATACAGTTTCAAATATGATGTTAGCACAGTATCAATTTGGTGTTGCAGATGCACTAGGTGTATCAACAGCCTTTATGGTAGCACTTCAAGCAGTTGGAGCTGCTGCTGGTAATATGATTGCAATTCATAATGTTGTTGCAGCAAGTGCAACTGTTGGTCTTTTAGATCAAGAAGGGCAAACATTAAGAAGAACAATTATTCCTACAATCTATTATTGTTTATTAGCAGGTATTATCGGACTTGTTGGTATGTATGTATTAGATGTGGTTGATCCACTTATGAAATAA
- a CDS encoding ankyrin repeat domain-containing protein, with the protein MLNKLLEKKELLFGKKESLEELVIKDPFNEKKLQKAIDAYDLDLNNQYLLKLCIQNNSYEALSFLIEKVGFKIDKLDVNKENLLFLAIREKVNECCKVLLSNNIDINQANINSITPLHLVTKSGMEDIFDIITDRVDNLEIEDKDGRNILFYAIQSKNFEIIKKVFQLTSIKLNFKDNQDNTIVHIKEITANLDLFKFFVSKGLNVDSINKNNEDFLYLNCLDLDVPDELFISFLQKSNLKNRKYGLNEESILMKIVKKILSIDIQVLENKGLVTKYQDRLITFIEHGVDENSLNSENENFLFDVVRAKDDLVLEFLLNRTKVNINQINNHGQNLLDLAIFNGKVNVELVKKLVYTNINCTVKDKDGLTIVEKLVDVILSEDIPNRVRKIGKTKSAKNVNYTQILTFILDYTKIDINQIMFEAEPIVFEIGKSFHVPLLEVFKKHGANLNIVGQKDKLTIFYKVLEAGKDAKDERALFLKMLKYLVLCDVDIDHKDSHGGNVIHKAILDHDLQVVNILTLRVKNYKARDKKGRTYIHNTIWKNKADILKKIAFKNKDLMNIPDKFGLLPINYGVIMGKKEVVFALIKMGAYLNNPYNVNEQFKEQFFSKLGKLEDILSSTMTENERSLMTELVRSMQKELDIE; encoded by the coding sequence ATGTTAAATAAACTTTTAGAGAAAAAAGAACTTTTATTTGGAAAAAAAGAGTCATTAGAAGAGCTTGTAATAAAAGATCCTTTTAATGAAAAAAAGCTTCAAAAAGCAATAGATGCTTATGATTTAGACTTAAATAACCAATACTTACTTAAGCTATGTATACAGAACAACTCTTATGAAGCTTTAAGTTTTCTTATAGAAAAAGTAGGCTTTAAAATAGACAAACTAGATGTAAATAAAGAAAACCTATTATTCTTAGCTATAAGAGAAAAAGTTAATGAGTGTTGTAAAGTCTTATTATCAAATAATATTGATATTAATCAAGCAAATATAAACAGCATTACACCCTTGCATCTTGTAACTAAAAGTGGCATGGAAGACATATTTGATATTATCACAGATAGAGTTGACAATCTTGAAATAGAAGATAAAGACGGAAGAAATATTCTTTTCTATGCAATACAATCAAAAAACTTTGAAATTATAAAAAAAGTATTTCAACTAACATCTATAAAACTTAACTTCAAAGACAATCAAGACAATACAATTGTTCATATAAAAGAGATTACAGCAAATCTTGACTTATTTAAATTTTTCGTAAGTAAGGGATTAAATGTAGATAGCATAAATAAAAACAATGAAGATTTTTTATATTTAAACTGTTTAGATTTAGATGTTCCAGATGAACTTTTTATATCTTTTTTACAAAAAAGTAATTTAAAAAATAGAAAGTATGGATTAAATGAAGAGTCTATTTTAATGAAAATAGTAAAAAAAATACTTTCAATTGATATACAAGTTCTAGAAAATAAAGGTTTAGTTACTAAGTATCAAGATAGACTTATTACCTTTATCGAACATGGGGTAGATGAAAATAGCTTGAATAGTGAAAATGAAAACTTTTTATTTGATGTTGTAAGAGCAAAAGATGATTTAGTTTTAGAGTTTTTATTAAACAGAACAAAAGTAAATATTAATCAAATTAATAATCATGGTCAAAACTTACTTGACTTAGCAATCTTTAATGGAAAAGTAAATGTTGAATTAGTTAAAAAGCTAGTATATACAAACATAAATTGTACTGTAAAAGATAAAGATGGATTAACAATAGTTGAAAAACTTGTAGATGTTATATTAAGTGAAGATATTCCAAATAGAGTAAGAAAAATAGGGAAAACAAAAAGTGCAAAAAATGTAAACTATACTCAAATTTTAACTTTTATTTTAGATTATACAAAAATTGATATAAATCAAATTATGTTTGAGGCTGAACCTATAGTATTTGAGATAGGAAAATCTTTTCATGTTCCATTATTAGAAGTATTTAAAAAACATGGTGCAAATTTAAATATAGTAGGTCAAAAAGATAAACTTACTATTTTTTATAAGGTTTTAGAAGCAGGTAAAGATGCAAAAGATGAAAGAGCACTTTTTTTAAAAATGTTAAAGTATTTAGTTCTATGTGATGTTGATATTGACCATAAAGATTCACATGGTGGAAATGTAATACATAAAGCAATTTTAGATCACGATTTACAAGTTGTAAATATTCTAACTCTAAGAGTTAAAAATTATAAAGCAAGGGATAAAAAAGGAAGAACTTATATTCATAATACAATTTGGAAAAATAAAGCAGATATTTTGAAAAAAATAGCCTTTAAAAATAAAGACTTGATGAATATACCTGATAAGTTTGGTTTATTACCTATAAATTATGGCGTTATAATGGGAAAAAAAGAAGTTGTATTTGCTTTAATAAAAATGGGTGCTTATTTAAATAATCCTTATAATGTAAACGAACAATTTAAAGAACAATTCTTTTCAAAACTTGGAAAACTTGAGGATATTTTGAGTTCAACAATGACTGAAAATGAGAGATCTCTAATGACAGAACTAGTAAGAAGTATGCAAAAAGAACTTGATATAGAATAA